TTGCCAGGAAacggacacacacaaaagtcaAAGAAGAGTTCCAACTTTTACACGAATGAAAAAAGATCGATTCCTACAGAGAATATCGTAACTTTTTCAGAACAATAAAGGAAGAATATCATTCacaattcatttttaacttttttttgaataataaatattaatcgagAAAACACACCTataagaaaatcaataaaagataGCTACCATAAGACATGGGAACATTTATAGTTCAACTGTAGACGGAAGAGGTCCTTTCGGAATCTGATTATATGAGTATTTACCCTCGAtaggataaaaaaaaggtaataacaaaatatagaaatcagcgccaaaGGAGGCATTTATTTAATCGATTCATTGGTGAATTTGGAGGACAGTTAAACTCTCGGACAAAATCTTCGGAATTGGAAAGTGTTCCGATAACTCGATAACGGCTGGGACTATGCGGATCGTTCATGACCTGGTTCAAGAGTTTCTCTGGAGTATCGGCGCTGCAGTGAGTATTGGCGAAGGTGATGAAAAAGATTTGCTCCGACGTGAATTGCTCTAGTCCAGGTAAAGGTGGCTCGACTCCGTTGGCTGCAACAAAGTTGCGGTAGGCGACGTACGCTTCTCGTATCCCTCCATAGTCGGCCATATTTTCTCCTAACGTCGTAATGCCGTTTAactgatgtaaaaaaaattaatgtaggCTACTACCGTAATTTTTATACAGTATTATAATGGGTTCAGAAACTGGTTTTCTTACGCGCGTCCCGTTCAAAACGGTGAATTCACTGTAtttctgaataaaacattGCGCTCTTGAAAGATATTGCTGTAACGTATTTTCGGTCCACCACTGAACTGTATTACCATATTTATCATTTTGGCGGCCTGAAAATATATGCCACCAAAAATAGTTATGTAAAATACAATTATCAGAAACTTAAAATTaaaggtttttaaaaaaatcaagcttaacttaatacaaaaaaataatcaaaaattgaaaaagatttgcgtctttttttttctaatcaaaTTTTGGCTTTAAGCGCAGTTAAAATTGATCTAAACTTTATTATACCTTTGTCATCAAAGCCGTGAGTTATTTCATGTCCAATAACAACTCCAATTCCACCATAATTCATCGCACTGGTTTTTATATTGTCCATCATGTAACGGAAAAGTGTTAAGTGAGGAgttattgatttaataaaaGAACTTTTACGATATTCTATGCTTACGCAGATCTTCCGTTCAATCCAAAATATGGTGGCTGCAATATTCCCGCTGGAAAACCTATGCGCATAtacataaaataattaagtacaccttttttaaaaactttactctaaaaagaaaatatttaatttgcaTACTTATAGAATTATATTTCGGGGCATAGAAAGCGTTTACGATGGAAGGAAAAGTGATCCatctaggaaaaaaaaataagatcgaaaaattcaaaagaatccCTGCGCACACAATTATAATGATATAGCCTAATATCCAATTAACCAGTTTATACCTAGTGCGGTTTGTTTTGCGTCGCAGACTCCGAAGTCCGTCTCGAGTAAGTCTAACATTCACGTTTTGGATGTTCTTAAAATGGTCGTTGATAGATATCCCcagctaaaatttaaatttaaattagttTAAAAAGTATTATGTAGCTATAGGCCTGTCGGGATTCTTACCCCATCATAATAATATACTTCCAATTCACGTTTTTTTGTAATCCAATCGGGATAGCCGACTAGTTCAATCATAGCGTCAACCTTCTCTTTGGCGATCGCTTTCGTTGCGTCATCCATCCAATCGGCTTCGGTAATTAATGTCACAAACGCTGCTTTCAGGTATGTAATCATCTGTTTCACCTGAATTATTTGTTATGAATCGGTGTACATTTGTCTGCGAATCTtctcgcatttttttttaaattattattattcttaacAATTATATACTTAACATGTTAGACTATATACCGGCCGTGTTGGATCAAATCCATATAAATCTAAGTGTGGTGCTCACCTGCGTTTTTATGTTCGCTTGAAAATGTTGTTCTATGTATTTCGCACCGACAGCAAAACCTAACACGCTGTTGATCTGGTTAGCGCAGCTATTCGATCTTGTTTGGCCAAGGATAATTCaattaagtaatttttttaacggcAATATGTACAATGGACATTGTTTAGGACTGTTATTACTTACCGAGTGTCTGATTGCGGATTGCCGTAAAGAGCTTTAGAGAAGCTGATGGCCAGGCTATTCATTTTGCTGTTTGTTTCTGGTGATAACAGTCTTACTAAGCGCCACATGATGTAGTTAGCTGAAATTTTCCAAGATGTAACAGGAAATGTATTTTTACTGTCATTAAACTCGTTAAGTGAAATTTGGCAATCATTTACCTACTACACGCGTTGATTTTCTATCCAGTATAGCAAATAGATTTTGTAAATATTCTTTCTCTACGACGATAATGCGCTCGTTAGTAGAAATGCTGACATTAACTGTCGAATAAATCTGATTGATGTATCCAAACCAGTCCATCTGACgtcataaaagaaaatttctagaTATACTGAGAGAATCGGAGACAAGTTGCAACCAGATGTTATAATGTACTAGCCTATACCTGAGCTTGATGCGTTCTACTAGAAAATCCATTTGTCCAACTTTGAATTTCTGTTAAGAGCATAGGATTATACATGCGAGAGCTGTCCCGTCTTGCCTCTGCACGAGTGACGATCTGTGTAGAAAAATgtgattaatatttttaaatcaatggaaTCCCGcccgaataaaaaaatactgtagcgagttcaatttcaaattgtaaTAAATCTTGGACATCTGAATTGATTTGCTCGTCGGTAGCACCTCCACTTCCTAGTGCATCTCGAATGGCTTTAGCAGATC
The sequence above is drawn from the Daphnia pulicaria isolate SC F1-1A chromosome 1, SC_F0-13Bv2, whole genome shotgun sequence genome and encodes:
- the LOC124352583 gene encoding neprilysin-4-like — protein: MVNIRPNRFWLSRFVEVFSFLIYIVTGNPIADHSSLSMGGFNEAALSLIEAMDFNVDPCQDFYQYACGGWIKKNPIPQSKSRWSQIDILRDRLINDLKIILEQNVDARDPRPLNSARVMYKACMNTRAIQNLGLKPLIDVLENYGGWPMTKSFNEEIHFDWKAVTASLRTSYRISYFISVYNDMDNYDTERSSIYIDQGSLSLPLNILLNPGDHPKIMSAYFAYVSGSAKAIRDALGSGGATDEQINSDVQDLLQFEIELATIVTRAEARRDSSRMYNPMLLTEIQSWTNGFSSRTHQAQMDWFGYINQIYSTVNVSISTNERIIVVEKEYLQNLFAILDRKSTRVVANYIMWRLVRLLSPETNSKMNSLAISFSKALYGNPQSDTRSNSCANQINSVLGFAVGAKYIEQHFQANIKTQVKQMITYLKAAFVTLITEADWMDDATKAIAKEKVDAMIELVGYPDWITKKRELEVYYYDGLGISINDHFKNIQNVNVRLTRDGLRSLRRKTNRTRWITFPSIVNAFYAPKYNSISFPAGILQPPYFGLNGRSAAMNYGGIGVVIGHEITHGFDDKGRQNDKYGNTVQWWTENTLQQYLSRAQCFIQKYSEFTVLNGTRLNGITTLGENMADYGGIREAYVAYRNFVAANGVEPPLPGLEQFTSEQIFFITFANTHCSADTPEKLLNQVMNDPHSPSRYRVIGTLSNSEDFVREFNCPPNSPMNRLNKCLLWR